From a single Lolium rigidum isolate FL_2022 chromosome 7, APGP_CSIRO_Lrig_0.1, whole genome shotgun sequence genomic region:
- the LOC124670668 gene encoding protein VASCULAR ASSOCIATED DEATH 1, chloroplastic isoform X1 has product MASPTVASPSRALTDTTAPSPASPPRRLASAPPGGVDAYAVSSPLSARSGDGDVSSPMLAIKSEEYRLMFRLPSDEVLVQDFNCALQENILLQGHMYLFLHHICFYSNIFGYETKKTIALQEVTDVRKAKTAAIFPNAIEIVAGAKRHFFGSFLARDDAYRVIVDGWEQHVSDARLLSERQDAKSASSSDENGYVLLDEGKESKQDEDSSPLNRSSSPTAVMSGNTDSGDSDINTSKRFLEVPEDGTEEIAASLNPFSLEPFDDNAPNVPESYTLIAESKFQVPVEVLFDLLFSDGALGFLDDLHKKCGDKEFSCSKWRLDEQGGIVRDVSFLHPIKIYLGAKFGSCQEVQKLRIYKNSHVVIQTSQEIGDAPYGDHFIVEGIWDVEQDSLDENSCCLRIYINVAFSKRTIFRGKIEQSTKDECREVFGLWIKLGHDILKQDSSSRLKGASTSTNTDVQTEPTLNIENPTENTVTYMASAPQDSGLSTLVPPIERHHQSIERGSTSQELWGSIVSYMRSSQYGPVLAVFLVAIIILMQVTIIVVLTRSPKVLMVSPEASASSFASYSKDSMEWVQKRVSLLSEEMQMAEAHMEKMRHEFAWLKSHIERLERLRSRS; this is encoded by the exons atGGCGTCCCCGACCGTGGCCTCCCCGAGCCGCGCCCTCACCGACACCACCGCGCCCTCGCCGGCCTCCCCGCCGCGGCGCCTGGCGTCGGCGCCGCCCGGCGGCGTGGACGCGTACGCCGTGTCGTCCCCGCTATCCGCGCGCTCCGGGGACGGCGATGTCTCG AGCCCGATGCTCGCCATCAAGAGCGAGGAGTACAGGCTTATGTTCCGGCTTCCGTCGGACGAG GTCCTTGTGCAAGATTTTAACTGCGCGCTCCAAGAAAATATTCTTCTTCAG GGTCACATGTATTTATTTCTACACCATATATGCTTCTACTCTAACATTTTCGGATACGAAACAAAG AAAACTATAGCTTTGCAGGAAGTCACTGATGTTCGTAAAGCAAAAACAGCTGCTATTTTTCCTAATGCCATAGAAATTGTCGCTGGTGCAAAGAGG CATTTTTTTGGATCTTTCTTGGCACGCGATGATGCATATCGTGTCATAGTAGATGGTTGGGAACAACATGTCAGTGATGCTAGATTGCTCAGTGAACGTCAG GATGCAAAGTCAGCAAGCAGCAGTGACGAAAATGGCTATGTTTTGTTGGATGAAGGAAAAGAATCTAAACAGGATGAGGATTCGTCGCCATTGAACAG GTCTTCCAGTCCTACAGCTGTCATGAGCGGTAATACTGATAGTGGCGATTCAGACATCAATACTTCTAAAAGGTTTTTAGAAGTGCCAGAGGATGGAACTGAAGAGATCGCTGCATCACTTAACCCATTCAGCTTGGAGCCATTTGATGACAATGCTCCTAATG TACCCGAATCCTATACTTTGATCGCGGAGTCTAAGTTTCAG GTGCCTGTGGAAGTTCTCTTTGATCTGTTATTCTCTGATGGTGCCCTTGGCTTTTTGGATGATCTCCACAAAAAGTGTGGTGACAAAG AATTCAGTTGTTCCAAATGGCGATTGGACGAGCAAGGAGGAATTGTAAGAGATGTCTCATTCTTGCACCCAATTAAAATATATCTTG GTGCAAAATTTGGGTCATGTCAGGAGGTTCAGAAGCTTCGTATATACAAGAACAG CCATGTCGTGATTCAGACATCTCAGGAAATTGGTGATGCACCATATGGGGATCATTTCATTGTTGAG GGAATCTGGGATGTTGAACAAGATAGCCTAGATGAGAACAGTTGCTGCCTCAGGATATATATTAATGTTGCGTTCTCAAAGAGAACCATATTTAGGG GGAAAATAGAGCAATCAACAAAGGATGAATGTCGCGAAGTTTTCGGTCTCTGGATCAAGCTT GGCCATGATATTTTGAAGCAGGATAGCAGCTCTCGCTTGAAAG GAGCCTCCACCTCGACCAACACCGATGTTCAAACAGAGCCTACTTTGAATATTGAAAATCCTACGGAAAATACAGTCACATACATGGCTTCTGCACCACAAGATTCTGGTTTAAGTACCCTGGTTCCTCCTATTGAACGTCATCATCAAAGCATAGAAAGAGGTTCAACTTCACAGGAATTGTGGGGTTCGATCGTCTCATATATGAGATCGAGTCAATATGGTCCTGTTTTAGCAGTGTTTCTGGTGGCCATCATTATCTTGATGCAG GTAACAATCATAGTTGTACTCACTAGATCCCCGAAGGTTCTGATGGTCAGTCCTGAGGCCTCTGCGAGCAGCTTTGCTTCTTATAGCAAGGATAGCATGGAGTGGGTGCAGAAGCGAGTCAGCTTGCTAAGCGAGGAGATGCAGATGGCGGAGGCGCACATGGAGAAGATGCGCCATGAGTTTGCGTGGCTCAAGTCTCACATCGAAAGATTGGAGAGGTTGAGGAGTCGCTCATGA
- the LOC124670668 gene encoding protein VASCULAR ASSOCIATED DEATH 1, chloroplastic isoform X2, whose protein sequence is MASPTVASPSRALTDTTAPSPASPPRRLASAPPGGVDAYAVSSPLSARSGDGDVSSPMLAIKSEEYRLMFRLPSDEVLVQDFNCALQENILLQGHMYLFLHHICFYSNIFGYETKKTIALQEVTDVRKAKTAAIFPNAIEIVAGAKRHFFGSFLARDDAYRVIVDGWEQHVSDARLLSERQDAKSASSSDENGYVLLDEGKESKQDEDSSPLNRSSSPTAVMSGNTDSGDSDINTSKRFLEVPEDGTEEIAASLNPFSLEPFDDNAPNVPESYTLIAESKFQVPVEVLFDLLFSDGALGFLDDLHKKCGDKEFSCSKWRLDEQGGIVRDVSFLHPIKIYLGAKFGSCQEVQKLRIYKNSHVVIQTSQEIGDAPYGDHFIVEGIWDVEQDSLDENSCCLRIYINVAFSKRTIFRGTQDNLPVFWLVKGFPSSRLETHTRLCLRVDQI, encoded by the exons atGGCGTCCCCGACCGTGGCCTCCCCGAGCCGCGCCCTCACCGACACCACCGCGCCCTCGCCGGCCTCCCCGCCGCGGCGCCTGGCGTCGGCGCCGCCCGGCGGCGTGGACGCGTACGCCGTGTCGTCCCCGCTATCCGCGCGCTCCGGGGACGGCGATGTCTCG AGCCCGATGCTCGCCATCAAGAGCGAGGAGTACAGGCTTATGTTCCGGCTTCCGTCGGACGAG GTCCTTGTGCAAGATTTTAACTGCGCGCTCCAAGAAAATATTCTTCTTCAG GGTCACATGTATTTATTTCTACACCATATATGCTTCTACTCTAACATTTTCGGATACGAAACAAAG AAAACTATAGCTTTGCAGGAAGTCACTGATGTTCGTAAAGCAAAAACAGCTGCTATTTTTCCTAATGCCATAGAAATTGTCGCTGGTGCAAAGAGG CATTTTTTTGGATCTTTCTTGGCACGCGATGATGCATATCGTGTCATAGTAGATGGTTGGGAACAACATGTCAGTGATGCTAGATTGCTCAGTGAACGTCAG GATGCAAAGTCAGCAAGCAGCAGTGACGAAAATGGCTATGTTTTGTTGGATGAAGGAAAAGAATCTAAACAGGATGAGGATTCGTCGCCATTGAACAG GTCTTCCAGTCCTACAGCTGTCATGAGCGGTAATACTGATAGTGGCGATTCAGACATCAATACTTCTAAAAGGTTTTTAGAAGTGCCAGAGGATGGAACTGAAGAGATCGCTGCATCACTTAACCCATTCAGCTTGGAGCCATTTGATGACAATGCTCCTAATG TACCCGAATCCTATACTTTGATCGCGGAGTCTAAGTTTCAG GTGCCTGTGGAAGTTCTCTTTGATCTGTTATTCTCTGATGGTGCCCTTGGCTTTTTGGATGATCTCCACAAAAAGTGTGGTGACAAAG AATTCAGTTGTTCCAAATGGCGATTGGACGAGCAAGGAGGAATTGTAAGAGATGTCTCATTCTTGCACCCAATTAAAATATATCTTG GTGCAAAATTTGGGTCATGTCAGGAGGTTCAGAAGCTTCGTATATACAAGAACAG CCATGTCGTGATTCAGACATCTCAGGAAATTGGTGATGCACCATATGGGGATCATTTCATTGTTGAG GGAATCTGGGATGTTGAACAAGATAGCCTAGATGAGAACAGTTGCTGCCTCAGGATATATATTAATGTTGCGTTCTCAAAGAGAACCATATTTAGGG GAACCCAAGACAATTTACCGGTGTTCTGGTTGGTGAAGGGTTTTCCATCATCAAGATTGGAAACCCACACTAGGCTATGCCTCAGGGTGGATCAAATTTAG
- the LOC124676019 gene encoding myricetin 3-O-rhamnoside 1,2-glucosyltransferase UGT709G2-like, translating to MAPVHVLVFPWPLQGHINSMLHFAAGLLDAGLHVSFVHTEHNLRRLDRAKAAASPRLRLVSIPDGLPDDHPRSVDDLKDLSKSLMTTGTVPYRALLASMLSAGSHAADGGFPPLSCVVADGLLPFAIDIAEELGVPALAFRTASACSVLAYLSVPKLMELGQVPIPVGADLDEPVRGVPGMEDFLRRRDLPSACRLRADTNAVDPLLHILVNYSTHSAKARALICNSPASLEGSALAHIAPQMRDVFAIGPVHAMWAAPALPTSLLREDEGCMAWLDGHADRSVVYVSLGSLAVISLEQFTEFLSGLVGAGYAFLWVLRPDMVGESQRGVLQEAIDAAGNDKVRVVDWAPQRDVLRHRAVGCFLTHAGWNSTLEGIVEGVPLVCWPFFADQQINSRFVGAVWGNGLDMKDVCERAVVEGMVREAMESAELRMKAQALAQQVRRDVAEGGSSATEFERLVCFIKELTVKAATASNNTV from the coding sequence ATGGCGCCGGTGCACGTGCTAGTGTTCCCGTGGCCGCTGCAGGGCCACATCAACTCCATGCTCCACTTCGCCGCGGGGCTCCTCGACGCCGGACTCCACGTCTCCTTCGTCCACACGGAGCACAACCTCCGCCGCCTTGACCGTGCCAAGGCCGCCGCTTCGCCACGCCTCCGCCTCGTGTCCATTCCGGACGGCCTCCCCGACGACCACCCCCGCTCGGTGGACGACCTCAAGGATCTCTCCAAATCCCTGATGACGACGGGCACTGTCCCGTACCGTGCCCTGCTCGCGTCGATGCTCTCTGCTGGGAGCCATGCCGCCGATGGCGGATTTCCGCCTCTGTCGTGCGTCGTGGCCGACGGCTTGCTGCCGTTCGCCATCGATATCGCGGAAGAGCTCGGCGTGCCGGCGCTCGCTTTCCGAACGGCAAGCGCGTGCAGTGTCTTGGCTTACCTGTCCGTGCCCAAGCTCATGGAGCTCGGCCAGGTCCCCATCCCTGTCGGCGCCGACCTCGATGAGCCGGTCCGTGGCGTTCCGGGGATGGAGGATTTCCTGCGGCGACGAGATCTTCCAAGCGCTTGCCGCCTCCGCGCCGACACCAACGCCGTCGACCCCCTGCTGCACATACTCGTCAACTACAGCACTCACAGCGCCAAGGCACGGGCGCTCATATGCAACTCCCCGGCGTCGCTGGAGGGATCGGCGCTCGCGCACATCGCGCCCCAGATGCGCGATGTCTTCGCCATTGGCCCTGTCCACGCCatgtgggcggcgccggcgctgCCCACCAGCTTGCTGCGCGAGGACGAAGGCTGTATGGCGTGGCTCGACGGGCACGCCGACCGGTCCGTCGTGTATGTGAGCTTGGGGAGCCTCGCCGTCATTTCGCTGGAGCAGTTCACCGAGTTCCTGTCCGGGCTCGTCGGCGCCGGCTACGCTTTCCTGTGGGTGCTCCGGCCGGACATGGTCGGGGAGAGCCAGAGAGGCGTCCTCCAGGAAGCCATCGACGCGGCCGGGAACGACAAGGTTCGCGTCGTGGACTGGGCGCCGCAGCGAGACGTGCTCCGGCACCGCGCCGTGGGGTGCTTCCTGACGCACGCCGGGTGGAACTCCACGCTGGAGGGCATCGTCGAGGGCGTGCCGCTGGTGTGCTGGCCGTTCTTTGCCGACCAGCAGATCAACAGCCGGTTCGTGGGCGCCGTGTGGGGGAACGGGCTGGACATGAAGGACGTCTGCGAGAGGGCCGTCGTGGAGGGGATGGTGAGGGAGGCCATGGAGTCCGCCGAGTTAAGGATGAAGGCTCAGGCGCTGGCGCAGCAGGTGAGGCGGGACGTTGCTGAGGGGGGCTCGTCGGCGACGGAGTTCGAACGGCTCGTCTGCTTCATCAAGGAGCTCACAGTCAAGGCTGCAACCGCAAGTAACAACACCGTGTGA